A section of the Trichomycterus rosablanca isolate fTriRos1 chromosome 6, fTriRos1.hap1, whole genome shotgun sequence genome encodes:
- the atg4c gene encoding cysteine protease ATG4C: MDVKGRDEVETLKSKFMSAWNNVKYSWALKTKTSFSRHSAVFLLGKCYHFKVEDEESSTESCSTEALDDDAVMGNVDGFRRDFASRIWLTYREEFAPLSDSNVTSDCGWGCTLRAGQMMLAQALLLHFLGRDWTWPDALTLEPLDTETWTSSAARRLVASLEASFQSDRPRVSEPPCHAHCGAEEADAHLEEVYHRTVVSWFGDVPSAQLGVHRLVHFSMMSGKRAGDWYGPAVVAHILRKAVEEAIDPELRGVTVYVAQDCTVYSADVVESHLTHRDTHGGTDGSGSESGAVIILIPVRLGGEKINPDYFTFVKSILSLEYCIGIIGGKPKQAYYFVGFQDDSLIYMDPHYCQTFVDVSTSNFPLQSYHCPSPKKMPFSKMDPSCTIGFYSKSVQDYERISSELSKVLRSSPKEKYPAFTFMKGHGRDYELSAPVEKKEWPFIKDARKAGPTAGDFVLL; this comes from the exons ATGGATGTTAAAGGGAGGGACGAGGTGGAGACACTGAAGTCTAAATTTATGTCAGCGTGGAACAATGTGAAGTACA GTTGGGCTCTGAAAACGAAAACGTCCTTTAGTCGCCATTCTGCGGTCTTCTTACTGGGTAAATGCTATCACTTCAAAGTGGAAG ATGAAGAAAGTTCTACTGAAAGCTGCAGCACCGAAGCGCTCGACGATGACGCCGTCATGGGTAACGTGGACGGATTTCGGAGGGACTTCGCGTCCCGGATCTGGCTGACGTATCGAGAAGAGTTTGCCCCCCTGTCAGACTCGAATGTCACTTCGGACTGTGGCTGGGGCTGCACTCTTAGAGCTGGGCAGATGATGCTGGCACAGGCTCTTTTACTGCATTTCTTGGGCAGAG ACTGGACGTGGCCGGACGCCCTCACCCTGGAGCCCCTGGACACGGAGACGTGGACGAGCAGCGCAGCACGGAGACTGGTCGCCTCCCTGGAGGCCTCGTTCCAGAGTGACAGGCCGAGAGTCTCCGAGCCCCCGTGCCACGCCCACTGCGGGGCGGAGGAGGCAGATGCCCACCTGGAAGAGGTGTACCACCGCACCGTCGTGTCCTGGTTCGGAGACGTGCCCTCCGCACAGCTGGGAGTCCACAGGCTGGTCCATTTCAGCATGATGTCAGGGAAGAGAGCGGGTGATTGGTACGGCCCGGCGGTGGTGGCACACATACTGAG GAAAGCTGTGGAGGAGGCTATAGACCCAGAACTGCGTGGTGTGACTGTTTATGTGGCGCAGGACTGTACGG TGTACAGTGCTGATGTCGTCGAGAGTCACTTAACCCATAGGGACACGCACGGCGGTACGGACGGGTCGGGCAGTGAAAGCGGAGCCGTTATCATCCTCATCCCTGTAAGACTGGGCGGAGAGAAGATTAACCCCGACTACTTTACCTTCGTCAAG TCCATCTTGAGTTTGGAATATTGTATCGGTATCATCGGAGGGAAACCCAAACAGGCGTACTACTTTGTCGGGTTTCAAG ATGACAGCTTGATTTACATGGACCCTCATTACTGTCAGACTTTTGTAGACGTCAGCACAAGCAATTTTCCTCTGCAG TCGTATCATTGCCCATCACCCAAGAAGATGCCTTTCAGCAAAATGGACCCGAGCTGCACTATCGGATTCTACTCGAAAAGTGTTCAGGATTATGAAAGAATCAGCAGTGAATTATCAAAG GTGCTGCGGTCATCGCCCAAAGAGAAGTACCCGGCGTTCACCTTCATGAAAGGGCACGGGAGGGATTACGAGCTGTCGGCCCCCGTGGAAAAGAAGGAGTGGCCGTTCATCAAGGACGCGCGGAAGGCCGGGCCCACGGCCGGTGACTTCGTGCTGCTGTGA